A genomic window from Candidatus Neomarinimicrobiota bacterium includes:
- a CDS encoding heavy metal translocating P-type ATPase gives MAVKKEILPVRGMTCANCAATIEKNVKKLPGIRSASVNFATEELTVEYDTSTLSLADILSAVQSAGYNIPLKKIRIPVAGMTCANCASTIERGLTRKLPGLYKAAASFADGSVSVEYVPGLASPEMMAEQISDLGYTPLTDQEPGENSSGEKHHRYQLKALWIGILFTTPLFILSMLRDFGILGMWSHALWMNLFFAFLATPVQFYTGFDYYKNGWKSLRNGSANMDVLVALGSSVAYVYSWIVILFPNAGDHVYFETSAVIITLIRLGKFLESRTKGQAGAAIKELLNLQPETVEKITDTGTLTLPLSQVEPGDILLVRPGGKIPVDGTILEGESAVNESMLTGESLPVDKKKGDPVTGGTLNTYGVLKIRADKVGEATVLSRIIAMVREAQGSKAPIQALADKIAAVFVPSVIGIAFLTLIIWRLALGEWVPGLLRMVAVLVIACPCAMGLATPTAIMAGTGRGALKGILFRNGTALETSARADV, from the coding sequence ATGGCGGTTAAAAAGGAAATCCTCCCCGTCCGGGGGATGACATGCGCCAATTGCGCCGCAACGATTGAGAAAAACGTCAAAAAACTGCCCGGTATCCGATCCGCTTCCGTGAATTTTGCCACGGAAGAACTCACCGTTGAATACGATACTTCCACCCTCTCTCTGGCTGATATCCTGTCCGCTGTTCAGTCCGCCGGTTATAATATTCCCCTGAAAAAAATCCGCATTCCTGTGGCAGGCATGACCTGTGCCAATTGCGCTTCCACTATCGAACGGGGACTCACCCGTAAGCTTCCCGGCCTGTACAAAGCCGCTGCCAGTTTTGCCGATGGATCGGTCTCGGTGGAATACGTTCCCGGTCTTGCTTCCCCCGAGATGATGGCCGAACAGATTTCAGATTTAGGCTATACACCGTTAACAGATCAGGAGCCGGGTGAAAATAGCAGCGGCGAAAAACATCACCGGTACCAACTGAAGGCCTTGTGGATCGGCATTTTGTTTACCACTCCCCTTTTTATTCTGAGTATGCTCCGGGATTTCGGCATCCTGGGAATGTGGAGCCACGCCCTGTGGATGAATCTTTTCTTCGCTTTTCTCGCCACACCGGTCCAGTTTTATACCGGGTTTGATTACTATAAAAACGGCTGGAAATCCCTCCGAAACGGATCCGCCAATATGGATGTGCTGGTGGCTTTGGGAAGTTCCGTGGCCTACGTGTATTCGTGGATTGTCATCTTGTTTCCAAATGCAGGGGACCACGTGTATTTTGAAACCTCCGCCGTGATTATCACCCTCATCCGTCTGGGAAAATTCCTGGAATCCCGGACCAAGGGACAAGCCGGTGCAGCCATCAAAGAATTGCTGAACCTTCAACCGGAAACGGTGGAAAAAATCACGGATACCGGTACCTTGACCCTTCCCCTCAGCCAGGTGGAACCGGGGGATATCCTCCTTGTGCGGCCCGGCGGGAAAATCCCGGTGGACGGGACAATCCTTGAGGGAGAATCGGCGGTGAATGAATCCATGCTCACCGGTGAATCCCTCCCGGTGGATAAAAAAAAGGGGGATCCGGTCACCGGCGGCACCCTGAACACCTACGGAGTTTTAAAAATCCGGGCGGATAAGGTAGGCGAAGCCACCGTCCTGTCCCGTATTATTGCCATGGTCCGAGAAGCCCAGGGAAGCAAGGCACCTATTCAGGCCCTGGCGGATAAAATCGCAGCGGTGTTTGTCCCCTCAGTCATCGGCATTGCCTTTCTTACGTTGATCATCTGGCGACTGGCCCTGGGGGAATGGGTCCCCGGTCTCCTCCGCATGGTGGCGGTTTTGGTGATTGCGTGTCCCTGTGCCATGGGTCTGGCCACTCCCACAGCCATTATGGCGGGGACCGGCAGAGGGGCCTTGAAAGGCATACTTTTCCGGAACGGCACAGCCCTGGAAACATCCGCCCGGGCGGATGT
- a CDS encoding heavy-metal-associated domain-containing protein, giving the protein MKKTFFIPNISCRHCIMTITRELQNLDGVTSVEEDVSSKHVEVTWDKPATKSQILDTLDEIGYPAENA; this is encoded by the coding sequence ATGAAGAAAACATTTTTCATACCCAATATCAGTTGCAGGCACTGTATTATGACCATTACCCGGGAGCTGCAGAACCTGGACGGAGTGACATCAGTGGAGGAAGATGTTTCCTCTAAACATGTGGAGGTGACGTGGGATAAACCCGCGACTAAATCCCAAATCCTGGACACACTGGATGAAATCGGCTATCCGGCGGAAAATGCCTGA
- a CDS encoding sigma-70 family RNA polymerase sigma factor, translating into MTLDDQIINLYQHGFHRQAMERIIDSWGNELKQWLYTFVCNEDDADDLAQEVFIKVYTHFHQFRGDSTLKTWIFHIARNAAVSYLTSRYYKESKMDPELPDTITYKEARNDVDDIDKDICRSVIRQLPTLLRTPLVMHSYMNCKQEEIARILNIPLNTVKARIRRARLSVILVMEKQGFISLTEKQKQEEK; encoded by the coding sequence ATGACACTGGATGATCAAATCATCAATCTATATCAACATGGTTTCCACCGTCAGGCAATGGAACGTATTATCGATTCCTGGGGGAATGAACTGAAACAATGGTTATATACATTTGTCTGCAATGAAGACGATGCAGATGATCTGGCTCAGGAGGTTTTTATAAAGGTTTATACTCATTTTCATCAGTTTCGTGGTGACTCCACGTTGAAAACATGGATCTTTCATATTGCCAGAAATGCCGCAGTAAGCTATTTAACCAGTAGATATTACAAAGAAAGTAAGATGGATCCCGAGCTGCCAGATACCATTACGTATAAAGAGGCCAGGAATGATGTTGATGATATAGATAAAGATATATGCAGATCAGTCATTCGCCAACTTCCAACGCTGCTCAGGACTCCCCTCGTTATGCATTCCTATATGAATTGTAAACAGGAAGAAATTGCAAGGATTTTGAATATCCCGTTGAATACTGTTAAAGCACGAATTCGAAGAGCAAGACTATCTGTTATTTTAGTAATGGAAAAACAAGGATTTATTTCCTTAACCGAAAAACAAAAACAGGAGGAAAAATGA